In Misgurnus anguillicaudatus unplaced genomic scaffold, ASM2758022v2 HiC_scaffold_26, whole genome shotgun sequence, the following proteins share a genomic window:
- the LOC129443169 gene encoding protein ABHD8 produces the protein MLTSITESIFCCLMGKTGVVLPVESSDGKPADAFEFVEVKPGRVLRVRHILPERPTEEQPDTDISVHCKRKITVYRNGQLVIENLGDVLHSEILQCQNGDVEQCTTVEVELSDYTTAPSSPDPKPVPPLPPSDQQKPAPPPRRRRRKPKRTVLIDTERCISSCKGTHSDVALFFIHGVGGSLDIWGSQLDFFSRLGYEVIAPDLAGHGASTAPQIAAAYTFYALAEDLRAIFKRYARKRNILIGHSYGVSFCTFLAHEYPEQVHKVVMINGGGPTALEPSLCSIFQLPSCVLHCLSPCLAWSFLKAGFARQGAKEKQLLKEGNAFNVSPFVLRAMMSGQYWPEGDEVYHAELTVPILLVHGMYDKFVPIEEDQRMAEILLFAFLKVIEEGSHMVMMECPETVNTLLHEFFLWEPDISKKDMVATVTADQTATDNVTPVQMLNLASSNGTLKVNKPLNK, from the exons ATGTTGACCAGCATTACAGAGAGCATCTTCTGTTGTCTGATGGGAAAGACCGGCGTTGTATTGCCGGTCGAGTCGTCCGACGGCAAGCCGGCCGACGCATTCGAGTTTGTGGAGGTCAAGCCGGGTCGAGTGCTGCGTGTGCGTCACATCCTTCCAGAAAGACCCACAGAAGAGCAACCGGACACTGACATCAGCGTCCACTGCAAACGCAAAATCACTGTGTACCGCAATGGGCAACTAGTGATCGAGAACCTGGGCGATGTTCTCCACTCCGAGATCCTGCAGTGCCAGAATGGAGACGTGGAACAATGTACCACTGTTGAGGTGGAGCTGTCCGACTACACCACCGCGCCCTCTTCCCCAGATCCCAAACCAGTTCCACCTCTTCCCCCCTCTGACCAACAGAAACCCGCCCCTCCACCCAGACGTCGTCGACGGAAACCCAAGCGCACCGTGCTGATCGATACAGAACGTTGCATCAGCAGCTGTAAGGGGACGCACTCGGATGTGGCGTTGTTCTTCATTCACGGTGTTGGCGGTTCGTTGGATATCTGGGGCAGTCAGTTGGATTTCTTCTCACGGCTGGGTTACGAGGTCATCGCTCCTGATCTGGCAGGTCATGGCGCCAGTACGGCCCCACAGATTGCAGCGGCGTACACCTTCTACGCCCTGGCAGAGGACCTGCGTGCCATATTTAAGAGATATGCAAGAAAACGGAACATCCTCATTGGTCACTCCTATGG GGTGTCGTTCTGTACATTCCTGGCTCACGAGTACCCGGAGCAGGTGCATAAGGTGGTTATGATTAATGGAGGAGGACCCACGGCACTTGAACCCAGCCTGTGCTCCATCTTTCAGCTGCCCTCATGTGTCCTGCACTGTCTCTCTCCATGTCTGGCCTGGAGCTTTCTCAA AGCTGGTTTTGCCAGGCAGGGTGCGAAAGAGAAACAACTGCTGAAAGAGGGAAATGCATTTAACGTTTCTCCATTTGTGCTGCGAGCGATGATGAGCGGTCAGTACTGGCCGGAAGGGGATGAAGTTTATCACGCAGAGCTGACCGTACCCATACTGCTGGTCCATGGCATGTACGACAAATTTGTGCCAATCGAGGAGGACCAGAGAATGGCAGAG ATCCTCTTGTTTGCGTTTCTGAAAGTGATCGAGGAAGGCAGTCACATGGTGATGATGGAATGCCCCGAGACGGTCAACACGCTCCTGCACGAGTTTTTCCTCTGGGAACCTGACATTTCCAAAAAAGATATGGTTGCCACAGTAACAGCTGATCAGACCGCGACTGACAACGTGACACCCGTCCAAATGCTTAACTTGGCCAGCAGCAACGGGACTCTCAAGGTCAACAAGCCCCTTAACAAGTAA